DNA from Thermincola ferriacetica:
ATCGGTCCGCGAACCGCAAAAGCGGGAGCGGTTAGCAATGGAGATTTCGTCCTTGAGCGGAGGAAACCTACGGCTCTCTTTAATATTTATTGTTTTACCGGTTTTATTAACACTTCTTCTTGTGCATCCACATATGCACATCATCCAGGGCTTCGCCGAAACGCTGGAAGTGGACAACTTCCCTTTCCCTCAGGAAGCGCAGCCCGTCGCGCAGGCACGGGTCATCGGTGAGATTGATCAGGTGTTCATAAGTAGCTCTGGCCTTTGCTTCGGCAGCCAGGTCTTCCTGCAGGTCGGCCACCGGGTCGCCTTTGGACTGTATATACTTGGCTGACCATGGGTTGCCGGCCGCGTCTATATAGAAAAGGGCGCGGTCATGGTCAGCATAGTAGGTATCCAGACCGGCCGCTTTTATTTCTTTTAACGGAGCATCCCGGAGCAGCTTGTATACCATGGTGGCCACCATTTCCATATGGGCCAGTTCTTCGGTACCTATGTCGGTAAGAACGGCCTGGGCTTTTCTGGTAGGCATGCTGTACCTTTGGGTCAGGTATCGGAGGGAAGCGGAAAGTTCGCCGTCGGGCCCGCCGTACTGGGTTATTATAGCCTTGGCCATTCTCGGGTCAGGTTTTCTGACGCGAATAGGGTACTCCAGTTTTCGTTCATATATCCACATTAATATTTAATACCTCCTTCTAGATTAATATTCAATTTCCCACGGCCATGGTTCTTCCACCCATTTCCAGGGGAATTGGGTTGGGGAAGTCCCATGCAGGGCTAAAGGACCGTAAAGCTGTTCATATTCTGCCTTCAGTTTCTGCAGCATACAGGTGTAACGGTTGTAGTCTTTCAAGGCTCTCATATCATAGGGGTGTGTATCCAGGAATAAACCAAGTTCAATAGTGGCAAATTCTACCATCATAATTTCTTCCAGCATTTGGACCCTTCTTTTGTCGTATCTATGCATAACTGCGCCTCCTTTCGGTTACCAGGGTTTTCTTTGGTAAGGGTCGTACAGTTCCTGAAAGATTGTGCCCTTGTGAAATCCCTCCGGTAAAGGGAAGAAACATCTGTACCTCTGGTACGGAACATACGCTTGACCGTATCTGATGACAGGCATATAAACGTCGTCGCGGTAAGGGTAGGCAGGCCATATATGACCGTAGTGATACATGAATATATCCCTCCTGCATGGAAATAGCTTTTTAATTACAATATGCAAAAAGGGAACGAAGTGCTAAAAGGGTTAAAATGCGCAAGTTTTTAAACACATAAATTTGCCAGCATTGCTGCAATTGCCGAGTGAAACACATAATTCCAAATATTCCGAAAATATGTTGTGAAAACGGGGCAGTTATGTTATAATTTACTAGGAATTTCACAGTGGGCAGTTATGTTGTTTGGGGTAAAGGGTTACCTGGAGGAAGGAAAACAGAAAATGGAGTTGATACGTTTTGGCAAAGGGAAGTTCAAGGGAAGGAATTTGGAATTCAGCAAATCCTTTCGTGCAGGAGGATGATATACGGGCCGGTAGCACATCGGTAGAAGAAGTCTTAAAGAGGCTATCTTGGGCAGCTATCAGTGTTCCTTCACCAAGTATTGATTCAAATGAGCTCAAAAAGTCCTTGGCTGGTTTGCAACCCGAACAACTCCTGAAAATAAGGGCTTCAGCAGCACTGCTGGAAAATCATCACAGGAGAATTTTGGAATACCTGCAGGTAATTTTAAGCATGGTTTATATAAATGGTTACCTGACGCCGGTACGGGTAAAATAAATATAAAAGTAGGCCAAATGTTTTATGATATTTTAACTAAAACGGGCGCATAGGCAGCTCGTTTTTTAACTTTAAGGAATTGTTTTAAAAGTAACAACTGCTAATTGAACTGCGCGAGTTGAGTTAAAAATTAACGAAGTGCCGGATAAAGGAATTTCGAAAAAGAAAGCGAATAAAAAAGGGACGAAGTAAGGGGTGGTAAAGTATGCTGGAAAAAATAAAAGAAAAATTTAAGAAAGACTTTTTTGCCCGGAGCCTGGGCATAGAAATAGTGGAAGCCTCTGTAGGTTACGGTAAAACAAGGCTTAAGGTGACCAGGGATATGCTGAACGGGGCGGGCATCACCCATGGGGCTGTGGTGTTTGCTATCGCGGATTTGGCTTTTGCCGTAGCCGCCAATACCCATGACAAAATAGCCCTGGGTTTAAATATGAACATAAGTTATGCCAAAACAACGAAAGAAGGAACAATTCTGACGGCTGAGGCCAGGGAGGACAGCCTGACCAACAGAACCGGAATTTACAGTATCATGATCCGGGACGAAACAGGGGATACCGTAGCTGTGGCGCAGGGAGTAGTTTACAGATTGCAGTATAAAGACAAGCAAAAGGATGGACAACAATGAGGGAAACTTTACCGAAAAGCTATGTCAGGAAATTAATGCGGGCGATAATAGAATTTGAACTTATTGAACCGAACGACAGAATATTAATCGGTTTATCGGGGGGCAAGGACAGCGCTTTTTTAGTTTATGCACTGGGAGTGCTACGCCGGCATTTTCCGTTCAAGTTTGATATTGGAGCTATTACCATAGACCTGGGTTTTACCGACAAATTCGACCGACAGCCCCTGGAAGATTTTTGCCGCCGGCTGGATGTACCGTTTTTTTTCGAAAAGACCCAAATTGCCGAAATTGCCTTTTCGCCCTCACAGCCAAACCCCTGCGCTGCCTGTGCATTTTTCAGAAAAGGTATAATCAGCGCCTGTGCCCGGGCGGAAGGGTTTAATAAGGTAGCTTTTGCCCATCACCTGGATGATGCAGTGGAGACATTTTTGATGAGCCAGCTTTTTTCCGGGCAGATAAGGACTTTTCTGCCGAAGACGCAGTGGGACCGCAGCGGCCTCGCCTTAATTAAACCATTGGTTTATTTAAGGGAAAAGGAGATCAAAGGAGCTTTGCGTTTTATCGGCTTTGAACCCATTCCCGGGGGTTGTCCGAGGGATAAGAAGACGAAACGGGAAACCACTAAGCAACTCATCAAATCCCTGGTCAAAGAGCACCCGCAGGTTTTTGAAAATTTGACAGCAGCCATGCGCCGACAGAATATAGCCGACCTGTGGCCGCCCGAACCGACAAAGAAAGAAATCTGGCAAAAAAGCCAGAAATTCTGGCAGCAGAAAAAGGCTAACCGTTAAAAGAAAGGACCTGCATTGCCGGTATGCAACTGCCGGTAATGCAGGTCCTTTACATTATCCCAGACTAAATTCTGCGGCTAACTGTTTAAAGGCAGGCAGAGAATTCAGGATAATTTGTTTGTCAATGCAGTAAGAAATGCGGAAATACCCCGGTTTTCCGAAACCGCTTCCGGGCACGAGGAGAATGTTATGTTTCTGGGCTGCCTTTATAAAAGCAATGTCATCGGGTATGGGTGATTTGGGAAAAAGGTAAAATGCGCCCTGCGGTTTAACCATTTCAAAGCCGAGAGCAGTGAGATTTTCGTAGAGGATATTTCTTTTTTCCTCATAATCGGCGATATCTACCCTTTCCCTTTGCAGTTTAGTAACCAGTCGCTGCATCAGGGCCGGTGCGTTGACAAACCCCAGGATACGGTTAGCAAAAGTCATTCCTTCCATAACCAGGTCAACCTTCGGCACCTTCGGGCTCACTGCCAGGTAACCGATCCTTTCGCCGGGTAAGGCCAGGTCTTTACTGTGTGAAGTTACAATAATACTTTTCCTGATGTATTTAAAGACGTTTGGCACCTTAATGCCATCGTAACAGATTTTGGCATATGGTTCATCGGAAATCACGTAAATATCAATGCCCAATTCTTCTTCTTTCGCGCTGAGGACTTGATCCAGCGCCGACAGGGATTCTTCCGGATAAATAACTCCGGTGGGGTTGTTAGGGGAATTAATGATTATAGCTTTCGTTTTTGCCGTGACAGCCTGGGCTATGGCCTCGGTATCGATTTGGAAGTTTTCCAGGGTAGAAACCTCTTTACATACCCCTCCATGGTTATCAACATAAAACTTGTATTCGACAAAATAGGGACTCAGGATAATTACTTCATCGCCGGGATCCAGGAGAGTTTTTAAAACCACGTTTAAAGCCCCGCCAGCGCCAACGGTCATAACCACATGGTTTTCATTAACGGGCAGGCCCGATTCTTCTGCCAGGACATCGGCAACAGCTTTTCTGACTTCAGGATAGCCAGCGTTACTCATGTAACGGTGCATCCCGGGTATGGGGTTGTCGGCCAGCCTTTTTAATTCTTCCTTGAAGACGGCAGGCGGTTCTACATTGGGGTTACCCAGCGTAAAATCATAGACTTTTTCCGGGCCATATATTTTTCTTAAACGTTCACCCTCTTCAAACATGGCCCTGATCCAGGAGGCTCTTTTCAGGTTTTCTTCAATCTTATTGGAAATTCCCATAGCCAAAACTCCTTTTCTCTATAGGTTTGTTGCTTGGTATATTATAGCATAATATAAGCTTTTTCCATATAGTTTGTTTAATATGAAGGAGGAAATACCTGCCACACGTAGTACCTTTAAAAACAAAGAATTCAACTTTCGCACTGTTATGAAACAAAAGTTGCCATTTAGTGTTGTTTACCATTACAGGGCGCTGCAAATGATTTTTAAAATGGCAAAAATAAAATGCGAAGTTGAGACAAAGAATATATCGGGAGGAGGAAACAAGATGAAATCTCATACGGAATATCTGGAGTTTAATACCACTAAACGCAGGGAGTATATTAACATCACCGGAAAGGTTAAGGAGATCCTCGGCCGCAGCGGCATCCGGGAAGGGATGGCACTGGTTTCCGCTATGCATATTACGGCCGGTGTTTATGTTAACGATGCCGAAGAAGGGATAATTCAGGATATAGATAACATGTTAGAGGAAATAGCTCCATTTGGTCCCGATTACCTGCACCACCGAACCGGTGAAGATAATGGTGATGCCCATTTAAAGAGTATTTTGGTGCACCACCAGGTGATTGTGCCGGTAACAAACGGCAGATTGGATTTAGGACCGTGGCAGGAAATCTACTACGCGGAGTTTGACGGACGCCGAAGAAAACGGGTGGTCGTTAAAATTATAGGGGAATAAAAGACAAAAATTAAAACCGGTAAGGAGGTTCTATTTTGTTAAAAAGGATATTAAAAAGAATGCTCAAATATCTTTTGGTAATAGCTGTTATTGCATTTTTGGGGTTATTGGCCGGATTCTATTCGGCGCCGTTTTTGCCCGGGCTGAGTAATTAGTGCCATATTAAAGTCAGAAATGGTGGAAGGGGCATGATTTGCAGGCTGCCTACCATTACCATAAAGGACAGGACATAGTGTTCCCTGCATCGGGTAACACTATGTTTATGTGGAAAAGGTTTATTATTTACGGGACAATCGGATTGGTTATGGAGTTTTTCTGGACAGGTATGGGCGCGCTATTGGCAGGCGACTGGCGGTTAAAGACTTACAGTTCCCTGTGGATGTTCCTGATTTATGGTTCGGGCGTATTTCTGGAATTTGTGCATGACCGGATCAGGAATTGGCCGTGGTTGATCCGGGGGGTATTCTGGACTGCCATTATCTTTGCTGCGGAATACTTGTCCGGTTGGTTTCTCCGCAGTATATTCGGGGTGGCCCCCTGGACATATACAAACCGGTATGCTATTGACGGCCTGATCAGGCTTGACTATGCTCCGGTTTGGTTTTTTATGGGGCTCTTTTTTGAAAAACTACATGATTACCTGGTTTATGAAAAACCTCTTTTTCCAAAGCTTTAGTGGTTAGTGCCTGGCAGCCGGCAAGTTTATCATTTTTTTCTCTAAGCATCCTCATTACATTCATTTCAGTGTAATCATTGATTAGACGCCGGCTGCCGGGCACGATTACTTTTTCTTTGGCTTACCGGCGCCAACAGGCTCCACAAAAGTTTCTTTGTATTCTAACCGGTATGGTTTGGGCTTTTGGCCGTTAGCGCCACTATTATAAATTTTCTTTTCTTTTTTCACTTCTTTTCCTCCCTGGTTTTTAGCTTGTTATGGCTGTAAATTTCAAAAATATTTTTTCAGTGATAAGGTTGACGTTACATTAATAATGTTGCCCATAAGTCAGCATTTAATGGCTGCAAAAAAATGGCATGTTTTTACATTGTCAAATAACCTCGAAAAGAAGGAAAATTTGAAAGAAAAGTATAATTACTACTAGTAATCTTTGCTTAATAAAGTTACCGGAGGCCAATATGATGGCTGTAAAAGATGAAAACCCG
Protein-coding regions in this window:
- a CDS encoding manganese catalase family protein, producing MWIYERKLEYPIRVRKPDPRMAKAIITQYGGPDGELSASLRYLTQRYSMPTRKAQAVLTDIGTEELAHMEMVATMVYKLLRDAPLKEIKAAGLDTYYADHDRALFYIDAAGNPWSAKYIQSKGDPVADLQEDLAAEAKARATYEHLINLTDDPCLRDGLRFLREREVVHFQRFGEALDDVHMWMHKKKC
- a CDS encoding PaaI family thioesterase, which produces MLEKIKEKFKKDFFARSLGIEIVEASVGYGKTRLKVTRDMLNGAGITHGAVVFAIADLAFAVAANTHDKIALGLNMNISYAKTTKEGTILTAEAREDSLTNRTGIYSIMIRDETGDTVAVAQGVVYRLQYKDKQKDGQQ
- a CDS encoding pyridoxal phosphate-dependent aminotransferase, translating into MGISNKIEENLKRASWIRAMFEEGERLRKIYGPEKVYDFTLGNPNVEPPAVFKEELKRLADNPIPGMHRYMSNAGYPEVRKAVADVLAEESGLPVNENHVVMTVGAGGALNVVLKTLLDPGDEVIILSPYFVEYKFYVDNHGGVCKEVSTLENFQIDTEAIAQAVTAKTKAIIINSPNNPTGVIYPEESLSALDQVLSAKEEELGIDIYVISDEPYAKICYDGIKVPNVFKYIRKSIIVTSHSKDLALPGERIGYLAVSPKVPKVDLVMEGMTFANRILGFVNAPALMQRLVTKLQRERVDIADYEEKRNILYENLTALGFEMVKPQGAFYLFPKSPIPDDIAFIKAAQKHNILLVPGSGFGKPGYFRISYCIDKQIILNSLPAFKQLAAEFSLG
- a CDS encoding spore coat protein CotJB; amino-acid sequence: MHRYDKRRVQMLEEIMMVEFATIELGLFLDTHPYDMRALKDYNRYTCMLQKLKAEYEQLYGPLALHGTSPTQFPWKWVEEPWPWEIEY
- a CDS encoding tRNA 2-thiocytidine biosynthesis TtcA family protein — encoded protein: MRETLPKSYVRKLMRAIIEFELIEPNDRILIGLSGGKDSAFLVYALGVLRRHFPFKFDIGAITIDLGFTDKFDRQPLEDFCRRLDVPFFFEKTQIAEIAFSPSQPNPCAACAFFRKGIISACARAEGFNKVAFAHHLDDAVETFLMSQLFSGQIRTFLPKTQWDRSGLALIKPLVYLREKEIKGALRFIGFEPIPGGCPRDKKTKRETTKQLIKSLVKEHPQVFENLTAAMRRQNIADLWPPEPTKKEIWQKSQKFWQQKKANR
- a CDS encoding secondary thiamine-phosphate synthase enzyme YjbQ, giving the protein MKSHTEYLEFNTTKRREYINITGKVKEILGRSGIREGMALVSAMHITAGVYVNDAEEGIIQDIDNMLEEIAPFGPDYLHHRTGEDNGDAHLKSILVHHQVIVPVTNGRLDLGPWQEIYYAEFDGRRRKRVVVKIIGE
- a CDS encoding spore coat associated protein CotJA, whose amino-acid sequence is MYHYGHIWPAYPYRDDVYMPVIRYGQAYVPYQRYRCFFPLPEGFHKGTIFQELYDPYQRKPW
- a CDS encoding putative ABC transporter permease; the encoded protein is MQAAYHYHKGQDIVFPASGNTMFMWKRFIIYGTIGLVMEFFWTGMGALLAGDWRLKTYSSLWMFLIYGSGVFLEFVHDRIRNWPWLIRGVFWTAIIFAAEYLSGWFLRSIFGVAPWTYTNRYAIDGLIRLDYAPVWFFMGLFFEKLHDYLVYEKPLFPKL